One segment of Osmerus mordax isolate fOsmMor3 chromosome 28, fOsmMor3.pri, whole genome shotgun sequence DNA contains the following:
- the zgc:158398 gene encoding transmembrane protein 248: MGSWHPVSNLRNYASQHPPAVTFVLCLLILALSFISISSYAHTQTLPNPDTKDWNNFLSSIALHQLCEVTNGTTDEQVSSPPIEQKTGGNSLESPSQNPPPVTQYSLLVPLALVHKPDSQTPKVVELHTSLLASQLGLTGDETVTVALQVFPLPTGENTFTCLTVSAPARTLPPAPLPPQCPTNEKMSPPVRVVTVETGSRSPTASRLCYSLKSTHDPTLTALLTEEQRDIAVQHLVQVSVVLLGMCVLLCLSASFSHTRRHQGNGLGLQMEPLIDS, translated from the exons ATGGGTTCCTGGCACCCAGTTTCCAACCTGAGAAACTATGCTTCCCAACATCCTCCTGCGGTGACGTTTGTCTTGTGTCTGCTGATCCTTGCCCTCTCCTTCATCAGCATCAGCTCCtatgcccacacacagaccctgccCAATCCTGATACAAAG GACTGGAACAACTTCCTTTCCTCCATAGCCCTTCACCAGCTGTGTGAGGTGACCAATGGCACAACGGATGAGCAGGTTTCTAGTCCTCCGATTGAGCAGAAGACAGGTGGAAACTCATTGGAGAGCCCTTCCCAGAACCCGCCTCCTGTGACCCAGTACTCCCTCCTTGTCCCACTGGCTCTGGTCCACAAGCCTGACAGCCAAACCCCGAAGGTTGTGGAGCTGCACACCAGTCTATTGGCCAGTCAGCTGGGCTTGACAG GTGATGAAACTGTGACTGTTGCTCTTCAAGTTTTCCCTCTCCCTACGGGGGAAAACACCTTCACCTGCCTTACCGTCAGCGCACCTGCACGCACTCTACCTCCAGCCCC TCTTCCCCCTCAGTGTCCAACCAACGAGAAGATGAGCCCACCTGTCCGAGTGGTTACCGTGGAAACGGGTAGCCGGTCACCCACGGCCTCGCGTTTGTGTTACAGCCTGAAGTCCACCCATGACCCCACTCTCACAGCTTTGTTGACTGAG gAGCAACGGGACATTGCAGTACAGCACCTGGTGCAAGTGAGTGTGGTCCTGCTGGGAATGTGTGtcctactctgtctctcagccagcttctcacacacacgtcgTCACCAAGGCAACGGCCTGGGCCTACAGATG gaGCCCCTTATTGACTCCTGA
- the plbd2 gene encoding putative phospholipase B-like 2 has product MTCSSSLTGKMAFRLLRLSTTLHLAVFLHVLFLSCSSIKAEISTIVLDEKTGQLTILEGYRDDYVAWANFTDDIEHSGWAFLEVTTSGRYNDSIQAYSAGAVEAALTSQLIYKHWMNTLMNYCGPFTFHSGYCHRLKSYISTNLQWVTDQIDKDPESPYWHQVRLALLQLKGLEDLYNGQMSFPTGPFSIEPFGFLLFQMGGDVEDLEGALNKSSQSQPLGSGSCSALIKLLPGNKDLMVSHDTWNTYQSMLRIIKKYNFAFKTSPTGGDPIPGAVQAFSSYPGCIFSGDDFYIISSGLVTLETTIGNSNPDIWKFVKPTESVMEWLRNIVANRLAASGKEWADIFSKYNSGTYNNQWMIVDYKHFTPGKTDIKDQLFTVLEQIPGLVIYTDKTQELMEKGYWASYNIPYYEEVFNASGCPELVKKFGPWFTLDQNPRAQIFKRNQTAVTDLDSMVRLMRYNNFKEDPLSRCEGCDPAGNGENTISARSDLNPANGTYPFGALRQRQHGGTDMKLTSYGMFRNYELVAVSGPTWDQVPVFQWSTSPYKDLIHMGHPDTWAFKPVHVTWKP; this is encoded by the exons ATGACCTGCTCTTCCTCACtaactggaaagatggcgttTAGGCTGCTACGTTTGTCAacaactttacatttagctgtATTTCTACATGTTTTATTTCTTTCATGCTCTTCAATAAAGGCTGAGATTAGTACGATAGTTCTTGATGAAAAAACGGGACAACTGACTATTCTGGAGGGATACCGAGATGATTACGTCGCCTGGGCAAACTTTACCGACGACATAGAGCACTCAGG atGGGCCTTTCTCGAGGTAACCACTAGCGGGCGCTACAATGACAGTATCCAGGCGTACAGTGCCGGAGCCGTGGAAGCAGCTCTCACTTCCCAG CTCATCTACAAGCACTGGATGAACACCTTGATGAACTACTGCGGGCCCTTCACGTTCCACTCCGGTTACTGCCACCGTCTGAAGAGTTACATCAGCACCAACCTGCAGTGGGTGACTGATCAGATCGACAAGGACCCGGAATCGCCCTACTGGCACCAG GTGCGTTTGGCTCTGTTGCAGCTGAAGGGACTGGAGGATCTTTATAACGGTCAGATGTCGTTTCCCACTGGCCCTTTCTCCATCGAACCATTCGGTTTCCT GCTGTTCCAGATGGGTGGGGATGTAGAGGACCTGGAGGGAGCCCTCAACAaatccagccaatcacagcctctGGGCTCAGGCTCCTGCTCTGCCCTCATCAAGCTGCTGCCTGGCAACAAGGACCTCATGGTGTCACACGACACATGGAATACCTACCAGTCCATGCTGCGCATCATAAAGAAATACAACTTTGCCTTTAAAACATCCCCCACAG GTGGCGATCCGATTCCCGGAGCAGTCCAAGCTTTCTCCTCCTATCCTGGATGCATCTTCTCTGGAGATGACTTCTACATCATCAGCAGTGGCCTG GTTACCTTGGAAACAACCATTGGCAACAGCAATCCAGACATCTGGAAGTTTGTTAAGCCGACAGAGTCAGTCATGGAGTGGCTGAGGAACATTGTAGCCAATCGTCTCGCTGCTTCGGGCAAGGAATGGGCCGATATTTTTAGCAAGTACAACAGTGGAAC gtACAACAACCAGTggatgattgtggactataaGCACTTTACTCCTGGGAAGACTGACATTAAAGACCAGCTCTTCACTGTTCTAGAACAGATTCC GGGGCTGGTGATTTACACGGACAAAACCCAAGAGCTGATGGAAAAGGGCTATTGGGCCAGCTACAACATTCC gtacTATGAGGAGGTGTTTAATGCTAGTGGCTGTCCTGAGCTGGTGAAGAAGTTCGGCCCGTGGTTCACCCTGGACCAGAACCCCAGAGCCCAGATCTTCAAACGGAACCAGACGGCAGTTACAGACTTGGACTCCATGGTCCGTCTCATGAG GTACAACAACTTCAAGGAGGATCCGTTGTCGAGGTGCGAGGGCTGCGACCCGGCGGGTAATGGAGAGAACACCATCTCAGCCCGCTCCGACCTGAACCCGGCTAACGGGACGTACCCGTTCGGAGCCCTGAGACAGAGGCAGCACGGCGGGACAGACATGAAG CTGACGTCATATGGAATGTTCCGTAATTATGAGTTGGTGGCAGTTAGTGGACCCACCTGGGACCAGGTGCCAGTCTTCCAGTGGAGCACCTCGCCTTACAAAGACCTGATACACATGGGTCACCCTGACACCTGGGCCTTCAAACCTGTGCACGTCACCTGGAAACCATGA
- the morc2 gene encoding ATPase MORC2 isoform X2 yields the protein MAFSNYSSLNRAQLTFEYLHTNSTTHEFLFGALAELVDNSRDANATRIDIYTEKKADTRGGYMLCFLDDGTGMDPNEATHVIQFGKSSKRFPESTHIGQYGNGLKSGSMRIGKDFILFTKKDNTISCLFLSRTFHEEEGLDEVIVPLPTWDLRTRMPITADMEKFTVETGLIYKYSPFKNEQQLMEQFNKIESSSGTLVIIYNLKLMDNREPELDVETDHQDILMAGTLSEGVKPERRSFRAYAAILYIDPRMRIFIQGHKVRTKRMSCCLYKPRVYKYTSTRFKTRAEQEVKKADHLAKIAEEKAREAESQSLAVEAKLGGDLSKDARASLRKAQDSAMMLRRDADMKKKILESKQRALKEPKELNFIFGVNIDQRDLDGMFVYNCSRLIKMYEKTGPQLEGGMACGGVVGVVDVPYVVLEPTHNKQDFADAKEYRHLLKAMGEHLAQYWKDSNIAQKGIVKFWDEFGYLSASWSAPPSSEQRYKRRRAMEIPLTIQCDKCLKWRTLPFQMDAVDRRYPDSWVCLMNPDSTQDRCDAAEQKQNLPCGALRKVVQTAEDKQKELAEKIRLQQEKLQALQKTSTIKSSADLKKLPLDVSMRPASEGSPQATRSSERVLTRPRSPPLPFHLKNAPSIPPPVTRTPAVSARSPRTSAPPPPAPKVEQSRARAAAKTPPPGAKPAPKAPAKAPAKTPPASRNSRTPAKPSTARTPALGNTRKRVVEEDESEEEDEEEQEEEEEEKEEDSEEESEEEILPRKSKMATAAGSRGKAVEKATPAKRGKVNEVSDDDHDNDPEKDLKNTQKDKGLLVEVRVNKEWYTGKVVAVETNKQSVRWKVKFDYVPRSTPKDRWVFKGSEDVRLMRPPSPITQTPDTQQGAEPEKGPAPMEPDTTQPGTSREVTESLVTMMRTLLRYFFPPDFRIPKDDVNSMTAEELVAFPMKEYFQQYELGLQALCNSYQNRADARAKAVEEKSSSAETKLKEADEKLQKLRTNIVALLQKVQEDIDINTDDELDAYIEDLLTKGD from the exons ATGGCTTTCTCCAACTACAGCAGTCTGAACAGAGCTCAGCTTACCTTTGAGTATCTTCACACCAACTC GACGACACACGAGTTCCTGTTTGGAGCACTGGCTGAGCTCGTGGACAACTCCAG GGATGCCAATGCCACCCGAATTGACATCTATACAG AAAAAAAAGCCGACACGCGGGGAGGCTACATGCTCTGTTTCCTTGACGATGGCACTGGAATGGACCCGA ACGAGGCGACTCACGTCATCCAGTTTGGAAAGTCCAGCAAGCGCTTTCCAGAGTCCACTCACATCGGCCAGTACGGAAACGGACTCAAATC GGGCTCCATGAGAATTGGGAAGGACTTCATTTTGTTCACCAAGAAGGACAACACAATTTCCTGCCTGTTCCTGTCCAGAACGTTCCATGAGGAGGAAGGGCTGGATGAG gtgATCGTCCCTTTGCCCACCTgggacctgaggaccaggatgcCCATCACTGCCGACATGGAGAAGTTCACTGTGGAGACAGGGCTCATCTATAAGTACTCCCCCTTTAAAAACGAACAACAGCTGATGGAGCAGTTTAACAAGATCGAGAGCAGCAGTG ggaCCCTGGTGATCATCTACAACTTGAAGCTGATGGACAACAGAGAGCCTGAGCTGGACGTGGAGACAGACCATCAGGACATCCTGATGGCAGGGACTCTCTCAGAGGGCGT GAAGCCAGAGCGCCGGTCGTTCCGAGCGTACGCCGCCATTCTGTACATCGACCCTCGCATGAGGATCTTCATCCAGGGACACAAAGTGAGGACCAAGAGGATGTCCTGCTGTCTGTACAAACCCAG GGTGTACAAGTACACGTCGACCCGCTTCAAAACCCGCGCTGAGCAGGAAGTGAAGAAGGCCGATCACCTCGCCAAGATCG cggaGGAGAAGGCTCGCGAAGCGGAGAGCCAGAGTTTAGCAGTTGAAGCCAAATTGGGAGGTGACCTGTCCAAGGATGCACGA GCCTCTCTGAGGAAGGCCCAGGACTCCGCCATGATGCTGCGCCGCGACGCAGACATGAAGAAGAAGATCCTGGAGTCCAAACAAAG GGCGCTGAAGGAGCCCAAGGAGCTGAACTTCATCTTCGGCGTGAACATCGACCAGCGGGACCTGGACGGCATGTTCGTGTACAACTGCTCCCGCCTCATCAAGATGTACGAGAAGACGGGACCCCAGCTGGAGGGCGGCAT ggcgtgtggaggtgtggtgggcgTGGTGGACGTGCCCTACGTGGTGCTGGAGCCCACTCACAACAAGCAGGACTTTGCGGACGCTAAAGAATACAGGCATCTTCTGAAAGCCATGGGAGAACATCTCGCCCAGTACTGGAAGGACAGCAACATCG ctcaGAAGGGCATCGTGAAGTTCTGGGATGAGTTTGGCTACCTGTCAGCCAGCTGGTCAGCTCCACCCTCCTCAGAGCAGCGCTACAAGAGACGACGGGCCATGGAGATTCCCCTCACCATACAgtgtg ATAAGTGTTTAAAGTGGAGGACGCTGCCGTTCCAGATGGATGCTGTGGACAGACGCTACCCCGACAGCTGGGTGTGTCTGATGAACCCAGACAGCACCcaggacag GTGTGACGCGGCAGAGCAGAAGCAGAACCTACCCTGTGGGGCTCTCAGGAAGGTGGTGCAGACGGCCGAGGACAAACAGAAGGAGCTGGCAGAGAAGATCAGACTGCAGCAGGAGAAGTTGCaggccctgcag AAAACCAGCACCATCAAATCGTCCGCAGACCTGAAGAAACTCCCTCTGGACGTCAGCATGAGACCTGCCTCCGAGGGCtctcctcag GCCACCAGGTCGTCTGAGAGAGTCCTCACCCGGCCtcgctcccctcctctgcccttccACCTCAAAAACGCTCCCAGCATCCCGCCCCCGGTCACCCGGACGCCCGCTGTCTCGGCCCGGTCGCCACGAACATCcgcacctcctcctccggcaCCCAAAGTCGAACAATCCCGAGCCAGAGCTGCAGCTAAGACGCCGCCACCTGGAGCAAAGCCCGCCCCTAAAGCTCCAGCCAAAGCACCAGCTAAAACTCCCCCAGCCAGCCGGAACTCtcgg ACACCAGCCAAGCCGTCAACCGCCAGAACCCCCGCTCTGGGCAACACACGcaagagagtggtggaggaagatgagagtgaggaggaagacgaggaagaacaggaggaggaggaggaggagaaggaggaagacagtgaagaggagagcgaggaggaaaTACTGCCCAGGAAATCCAAGATGGCCACCGCCGCAGGGAGCCGAGGAAAAGCTGTGGAAAAGGCCACTCCTGCCAAGAGGGGCAAAGTTAATGAG GTATCCGATGACGACCACGATAACGACCCTGAGAAGGACTTGAAGAACACTCAGAAAG ACAAGGGTCTGCTGGTGGAAGTTCGCGTCAACAAGGAATGGTACACTGGGAAAGTGGTTGCCGtggagacaaacaaacagagcgTGCGCTGGAAGGTGAAGTTTGACTACGTCCCCAGGTCCACCCCGAAAGACCGCTG ggtgTTTAAAGGCAGCGAGGATGTAAGGTTGATGAGGCCCCCTTCCCCAATCACacagacaccagacacacagcagggggcggagccagagAAAGGCCCCGCCCCCATGGAGCCAGACACCACCCAACCAGGAACCAGTCGAGAGGTGACTGAGAGCCTGGTCACCATGATGAG GACACTGCTGCGGTATTTCTTCCCTCCTGACTTCCGGATCCCCAAGGACGACGTCAACAGCATGACAGCCGAGGAGCTGGTGGCCTTTCCCATG AAGGAGTACTTCCAGCAGTACGAGCTGGGCCTGCAGGCGCTGTGTAACTCGTACCAGAACCGTGCGGACGCCAGGGCCAAGgcagtggaggagaagagcagcAGCGCCGAGACCAAGCTGAAGGAGGCGGACGAGAAGCTGCAGAAGCTGCGGACCAACATCGTGGCCCTGCTGCAGAAGGTCCAGGAG GACATTGACATAAACACAGACGATGAACTGGACGCCTACATAGAAGACCTGCTCACCAAGGGAGActaa
- the morc2 gene encoding ATPase MORC2 isoform X1, translated as MAFSNYSSLNRAQLTFEYLHTNSTTHEFLFGALAELVDNSRDANATRIDIYTEKKADTRGGYMLCFLDDGTGMDPNEATHVIQFGKSSKRFPESTHIGQYGNGLKSGSMRIGKDFILFTKKDNTISCLFLSRTFHEEEGLDEVIVPLPTWDLRTRMPITADMEKFTVETGLIYKYSPFKNEQQLMEQFNKIESSSGTLVIIYNLKLMDNREPELDVETDHQDILMAGTLSEGVKPERRSFRAYAAILYIDPRMRIFIQGHKVRTKRMSCCLYKPRVYKYTSTRFKTRAEQEVKKADHLAKIAEEKAREAESQSLAVEAKLGGDLSKDARASLRKAQDSAMMLRRDADMKKKILESKQRALKEPKELNFIFGVNIDQRDLDGMFVYNCSRLIKMYEKTGPQLEGGMACGGVVGVVDVPYVVLEPTHNKQDFADAKEYRHLLKAMGEHLAQYWKDSNIAQKGIVKFWDEFGYLSASWSAPPSSEQRYKRRRAMEIPLTIQCDKCLKWRTLPFQMDAVDRRYPDSWVCLMNPDSTQDRCDAAEQKQNLPCGALRKVVQTAEDKQKELAEKIRLQQEKLQALQKTSTIKSSADLKKLPLDVSMRPASEGSPQATRSSERVLTRPRSPPLPFHLKNAPSIPPPVTRTPAVSARSPRTSAPPPPAPKVEQSRARAAAKTPPPGAKPAPKAPAKAPAKTPPASRNSRTPAKPSTARTPALGNTRKRVVEEDESEEEDEEEQEEEEEEKEEDSEEESEEEILPRKSKMATAAGSRGKAVEKATPAKRGKVNEPGKRGVNATATRPPPATPPSASKATPASTPKPAPSAQAGSKTKVSDDDHDNDPEKDLKNTQKDKGLLVEVRVNKEWYTGKVVAVETNKQSVRWKVKFDYVPRSTPKDRWVFKGSEDVRLMRPPSPITQTPDTQQGAEPEKGPAPMEPDTTQPGTSREVTESLVTMMRTLLRYFFPPDFRIPKDDVNSMTAEELVAFPMKEYFQQYELGLQALCNSYQNRADARAKAVEEKSSSAETKLKEADEKLQKLRTNIVALLQKVQEDIDINTDDELDAYIEDLLTKGD; from the exons ATGGCTTTCTCCAACTACAGCAGTCTGAACAGAGCTCAGCTTACCTTTGAGTATCTTCACACCAACTC GACGACACACGAGTTCCTGTTTGGAGCACTGGCTGAGCTCGTGGACAACTCCAG GGATGCCAATGCCACCCGAATTGACATCTATACAG AAAAAAAAGCCGACACGCGGGGAGGCTACATGCTCTGTTTCCTTGACGATGGCACTGGAATGGACCCGA ACGAGGCGACTCACGTCATCCAGTTTGGAAAGTCCAGCAAGCGCTTTCCAGAGTCCACTCACATCGGCCAGTACGGAAACGGACTCAAATC GGGCTCCATGAGAATTGGGAAGGACTTCATTTTGTTCACCAAGAAGGACAACACAATTTCCTGCCTGTTCCTGTCCAGAACGTTCCATGAGGAGGAAGGGCTGGATGAG gtgATCGTCCCTTTGCCCACCTgggacctgaggaccaggatgcCCATCACTGCCGACATGGAGAAGTTCACTGTGGAGACAGGGCTCATCTATAAGTACTCCCCCTTTAAAAACGAACAACAGCTGATGGAGCAGTTTAACAAGATCGAGAGCAGCAGTG ggaCCCTGGTGATCATCTACAACTTGAAGCTGATGGACAACAGAGAGCCTGAGCTGGACGTGGAGACAGACCATCAGGACATCCTGATGGCAGGGACTCTCTCAGAGGGCGT GAAGCCAGAGCGCCGGTCGTTCCGAGCGTACGCCGCCATTCTGTACATCGACCCTCGCATGAGGATCTTCATCCAGGGACACAAAGTGAGGACCAAGAGGATGTCCTGCTGTCTGTACAAACCCAG GGTGTACAAGTACACGTCGACCCGCTTCAAAACCCGCGCTGAGCAGGAAGTGAAGAAGGCCGATCACCTCGCCAAGATCG cggaGGAGAAGGCTCGCGAAGCGGAGAGCCAGAGTTTAGCAGTTGAAGCCAAATTGGGAGGTGACCTGTCCAAGGATGCACGA GCCTCTCTGAGGAAGGCCCAGGACTCCGCCATGATGCTGCGCCGCGACGCAGACATGAAGAAGAAGATCCTGGAGTCCAAACAAAG GGCGCTGAAGGAGCCCAAGGAGCTGAACTTCATCTTCGGCGTGAACATCGACCAGCGGGACCTGGACGGCATGTTCGTGTACAACTGCTCCCGCCTCATCAAGATGTACGAGAAGACGGGACCCCAGCTGGAGGGCGGCAT ggcgtgtggaggtgtggtgggcgTGGTGGACGTGCCCTACGTGGTGCTGGAGCCCACTCACAACAAGCAGGACTTTGCGGACGCTAAAGAATACAGGCATCTTCTGAAAGCCATGGGAGAACATCTCGCCCAGTACTGGAAGGACAGCAACATCG ctcaGAAGGGCATCGTGAAGTTCTGGGATGAGTTTGGCTACCTGTCAGCCAGCTGGTCAGCTCCACCCTCCTCAGAGCAGCGCTACAAGAGACGACGGGCCATGGAGATTCCCCTCACCATACAgtgtg ATAAGTGTTTAAAGTGGAGGACGCTGCCGTTCCAGATGGATGCTGTGGACAGACGCTACCCCGACAGCTGGGTGTGTCTGATGAACCCAGACAGCACCcaggacag GTGTGACGCGGCAGAGCAGAAGCAGAACCTACCCTGTGGGGCTCTCAGGAAGGTGGTGCAGACGGCCGAGGACAAACAGAAGGAGCTGGCAGAGAAGATCAGACTGCAGCAGGAGAAGTTGCaggccctgcag AAAACCAGCACCATCAAATCGTCCGCAGACCTGAAGAAACTCCCTCTGGACGTCAGCATGAGACCTGCCTCCGAGGGCtctcctcag GCCACCAGGTCGTCTGAGAGAGTCCTCACCCGGCCtcgctcccctcctctgcccttccACCTCAAAAACGCTCCCAGCATCCCGCCCCCGGTCACCCGGACGCCCGCTGTCTCGGCCCGGTCGCCACGAACATCcgcacctcctcctccggcaCCCAAAGTCGAACAATCCCGAGCCAGAGCTGCAGCTAAGACGCCGCCACCTGGAGCAAAGCCCGCCCCTAAAGCTCCAGCCAAAGCACCAGCTAAAACTCCCCCAGCCAGCCGGAACTCtcgg ACACCAGCCAAGCCGTCAACCGCCAGAACCCCCGCTCTGGGCAACACACGcaagagagtggtggaggaagatgagagtgaggaggaagacgaggaagaacaggaggaggaggaggaggagaaggaggaagacagtgaagaggagagcgaggaggaaaTACTGCCCAGGAAATCCAAGATGGCCACCGCCGCAGGGAGCCGAGGAAAAGCTGTGGAAAAGGCCACTCCTGCCAAGAGGGGCAAAGTTAATGAG CCTGGAAAGAGGGGCGTGAACGCCACGGCAACACGGCCACCCCCCGCCACCCCGCCCTCAGCCAGCAAAGCCACACCCGCCTCCACCCCTAAACCCGCCCCCTCCGCGCAAGCCGGGTCTAAAACCAAG GTATCCGATGACGACCACGATAACGACCCTGAGAAGGACTTGAAGAACACTCAGAAAG ACAAGGGTCTGCTGGTGGAAGTTCGCGTCAACAAGGAATGGTACACTGGGAAAGTGGTTGCCGtggagacaaacaaacagagcgTGCGCTGGAAGGTGAAGTTTGACTACGTCCCCAGGTCCACCCCGAAAGACCGCTG ggtgTTTAAAGGCAGCGAGGATGTAAGGTTGATGAGGCCCCCTTCCCCAATCACacagacaccagacacacagcagggggcggagccagagAAAGGCCCCGCCCCCATGGAGCCAGACACCACCCAACCAGGAACCAGTCGAGAGGTGACTGAGAGCCTGGTCACCATGATGAG GACACTGCTGCGGTATTTCTTCCCTCCTGACTTCCGGATCCCCAAGGACGACGTCAACAGCATGACAGCCGAGGAGCTGGTGGCCTTTCCCATG AAGGAGTACTTCCAGCAGTACGAGCTGGGCCTGCAGGCGCTGTGTAACTCGTACCAGAACCGTGCGGACGCCAGGGCCAAGgcagtggaggagaagagcagcAGCGCCGAGACCAAGCTGAAGGAGGCGGACGAGAAGCTGCAGAAGCTGCGGACCAACATCGTGGCCCTGCTGCAGAAGGTCCAGGAG GACATTGACATAAACACAGACGATGAACTGGACGCCTACATAGAAGACCTGCTCACCAAGGGAGActaa